CTCCTCGAGGTTCGACGGGCCGGCGACGGGCACGCCGCCGATGGCCTGGGCGCGCTCGGCGATGACGTCCGCGCGCTCCTCGGCGTGCTCGTAGGCCTCCTCGAAGAACAGGTGCAGGTCGCGGAACTCCGCGCCCTCGACGTTCCAGTGGTGCTTCTTGAGCTGGTGGTAGATCACGTACAGGTTGGACAGGTCGGTGTTCAGCGCGTCGATGACCTGTTCTGCCTTCTCCTGGTCGAGCCGGATCGGGTTCTCCTCCACCTCGTCGGCCTGCTGACGGACGGATTTCTGGGTGCTCATCTCACTCCCGACTACAACGCCCTCCCTCTTAAAGATTGGTTTCGTGAAACTCGTTTTCGCCGTACCTAAAATTTTGTTTCCCTTTTGCCATCAATCGACGCACCATTCGGAAAGACGATCCCCCGGTGGTGAGCGAACACCGACGGATCGAGCGTTGCGAGACAGTCGGCTTCCTCCCGCCCGAGCGACGTGAGAACCCTCCCGTCCGGGGAGACGACGGCGGAGTTGCCGGCGTACGTCGTCGATCCCCGTCCGGTTCGGCCCGCACCGACGACCCAGCGGACGCCGTCGAGCGCGCGTGCTCGCAGGAGGAGTCGCCAGTTCTCGACGTGAGCGGTCGGCCACGCGCCGGGAACGAACAGCGCCCGAACGTCCCGTCGAGCCAGCGCCGCGCTCTCCTCGACGAAGTTGAGGTCGTAACACGTGAGCAGACCGGTCGGACCGGCCGGCGTCTCGACGACGACTCGGTCGTCGCCCGGCGAGAGGACGGCCCGCTCGCCGCTCCAGAGGTGGCGTTTCCTGTAGACGACGATCCGCCCGGCATCCTCCGGCCGAACGTATGCGGTGGCGTTGTAGAAGGCGTCGTCCGCACGCTCGACGAACCCGACGACCAGCGCGCAATCGGCCCGCCGGGCGATCTCGTGCACGCGCCCGATGGCGTCGTCGCGGGCGAGCGCACACGTCCCGATCCGGTCGGGGACGAACTCCGAAAGCGAGTACTCGGGGAACACCGCCACCTTCACGGCGGTAGGCAGGGCGGCGACCCGATCGGCGAGTCGGTCGAGGTTCGCGTCGACATCGCCGTCGTCGACGACGGTCTGGCAGGCGGCGACGATCGGGCCGGTCATGGCGGGTGTGCGCCCGCGGGCGACAAAACCCCCGTGGCCGATCCGCTATTCCTTTGGCGGTGTCCCCGCGAGGTGGAGTATGACCGATCCCGACATCCTCGTCGCGGGCGAGACGCTGGTCGACTTCCTCCCCGAGCACCCCGGATCGCTCCGGGAGGTCGAGACGTTCACCCGCCGGCCGGGCGGCGCGCCCGCGAACGTCGCCGTCGGCCTCGCCGTGCTCGAGGAGGTGCCGTGGTTCTGGACGCGCGTCGGGAGCGACCCCTTCGGCGATGACCTCGTCGAGACGCTCGTCGAGTACGGCCTCCCCGAGCGATTCGTCGAGCGCGACCCCGAGGCGAAGACCACGCTGGCGTTCGTCTCGCACGACGAGACCGCGGACCGGCAGTTCAGCTTCTACCGCGACGGCACGGCCGACACGCGCATGGAGTCCGGCACGGTCGACGATCTCTTGAGAGGCGTCTCGTGGGTCCACCTCGGCGGCGTGACCCTCGCGAGCGAGCCCTCGCGGGCGGCGACGCTC
The DNA window shown above is from Halalkalicoccus sp. NIPERK01 and carries:
- the dpsA gene encoding DNA starvation/stationary phase protection protein DpsA produces the protein MSTQKSVRQQADEVEENPIRLDQEKAEQVIDALNTDLSNLYVIYHQLKKHHWNVEGAEFRDLHLFFEEAYEHAEERADVIAERAQAIGGVPVAGPSNLEERATVEFEGEDVYDVRTSLSNDLEIYAETIERMREHVQLANDLGDYGSEEILRETLVVIEDDAHHFHHYLEDDTLVVEEAVHK
- a CDS encoding carbon-nitrogen hydrolase family protein; its protein translation is MTGPIVAACQTVVDDGDVDANLDRLADRVAALPTAVKVAVFPEYSLSEFVPDRIGTCALARDDAIGRVHEIARRADCALVVGFVERADDAFYNATAYVRPEDAGRIVVYRKRHLWSGERAVLSPGDDRVVVETPAGPTGLLTCYDLNFVEESAALARRDVRALFVPGAWPTAHVENWRLLLRARALDGVRWVVGAGRTGRGSTTYAGNSAVVSPDGRVLTSLGREEADCLATLDPSVFAHHRGIVFPNGASIDGKRETKF